Proteins encoded by one window of Arachis hypogaea cultivar Tifrunner chromosome 1, arahy.Tifrunner.gnm2.J5K5, whole genome shotgun sequence:
- the LOC112798289 gene encoding uncharacterized protein, with the protein MEMAEVGVVRTRASAALAMDVAVATAATSPSPDEPALKRRKIKSEDETSQDLIKFSASSFSDQLKSSIDGEETVPREAAAEEEEERSSDESPASCCSSNNGSSTWLHEESIKFLDLEVQSSQQAETSACYCENQIRREMSLTSELGMNWQEVESSMDNNYNYNNDNNNKRTRTTTIVNNSRVVLSTKMPTELELEEFFATAEKDIQKRFSDKYNFDIVKDLPLEGRYEWIQVKLTP; encoded by the exons atGGAGATGGCTGAGGTTGGAGTAGTTAGAACAAGAGCTTCAGCAGCATTGGCCATGGATGTAGCTGTTGCTACTGCTGCAACTTCACCTTCACCCGATGAACCCGCACTCAagagaagaaaaatcaaaagcgAAGACGAAACAAGCCAAGATCTCATAAAATTCTCAGCATCCTCATTCTCTGACCAGCTTAAGAGTAGCATTGACGGTGAGGAAACAGTGCCGCGGGAGGCGGcggcggaggaggaggaggaacggtCCTCCGACGAATCTCCAGCGTCATGTTGTTCGAGCAATAACGGATCCTCCACCTGGCTCCACGAAGAGAGCATCAAATTCTTAGATCTTGAG GTTCAGAGCTCCCAGCAGGCTGAAACGTCGGCGTGCTACTGCGAGAACCAAATAAG GAGAGAAATGAGCCTCACGAGTGAGCTAGGAATGAATTGGCAAGAAGTGGAATCATCAAtggataataattataattataataatgataataataataagcgaacaagaacaacaacaatagtCAATAATTCCCGCGTTGTTCTATCAACGAAGATGCCAACAGAGTTGGAGCTTGAAGAATTTTTTGCTACCGCAGAGAAAGACATCCAGAAACGATTTTCAGACAA ATATAATTTTGATATTGTGAAGGATCTGCCATTGGAAGGACGCTACGAGTGGATTCAAGTAAAATTAACCCCATAA